One genomic segment of Salvelinus sp. IW2-2015 unplaced genomic scaffold, ASM291031v2 Un_scaffold1880, whole genome shotgun sequence includes these proteins:
- the LOC139024790 gene encoding octapeptide-repeat protein T2-like — protein sequence MRGTQVGGRGTQVGGERTQVGGERETQVGGERNAVAERERRSAEERNVKVSAEQRNAGRRRERGKLPERGTAGWRRDERGSGERERRSAERGTQVGRKRGNAGRRREERQVARREERRLAERRTRVGERRNAGRRERGTQVAERGTQVGGEKERRLGRRTELARLGRERTQLAERRTQVDGERTQVGGERNAGWRREERRLAG from the coding sequence ATGAGAGGAACGCAGGTCGGCGGGAGAGGAACGCAGGTCGGCGGAGAGAGGACGCAGGTcggcggagagagagaaacgcaGGTCGGCGGAGAGAGAAACGCAGTGGCGGAGAGGGAACGCAGGTCGGCGGAAGAGAGGAACGTCAAGGTGTCGGCGGAGCAGAGGAACGCAGGtcggcggagagagagaggcaagttGCCGGAGAGAGGAACGGCAGGTTGGCGGAGAGACGAACGCGGGTCGGGGGAGAGAGAACGCAGGTCGGCGGAGAGAGGAACGCAGGTCGGCCGGAAGAGAGGAAACGCAGGTCGGCGGAGAGAGGAACGGCAAGTTGCGCGGAGAGAGGAACGCAGGTTGGCGGAGAGACGAACGCGGGTCGGGGAGAGACGGAACGCAGGTCGGCGGGAGAGAGGAACGCAGGTCGCGGAGAGAGGAACGCAGGTCGGCGGAGAGAAGGAGCGAAGGTTGGGGAGAAGGACGGAACTGGCGAGGTTGGGGAGAGAGCGAACGCAGTTGGCGGAGAGACGAACGCAGGTTGACGGAGAGAGGACGCAGGTTGGCGGAGAGAGGAACGCAGGTTGGCGGAGAGAGGAACGCAGGTTGGCGGGATGA